From Palaeococcus ferrophilus DSM 13482:
CTCTTTGTTAGAGGGGGTCTGAAAGAGATAGTTGTAGAAAACGTTCGCATCAACGTAAATCAACGCCCGGCCTCCTCGGCGTAGGATTCAAGCTCCTCAACCGTTGCCTTTCCAAGCATTCCCGGGTAGACCTTCGTTCTCATAGCTTTCGCTAGCAGTTTTGCATCCATCTCTATGAGATTCTTAAAGAGCTCCAGATCAACGTCTGGGGGTACCTTTATCTTCACCTCACCCATTCTCCCACCAAAATATTTTCCCCTGCTGGAGTATTAAAAGTTTCGCCGTATGCCCTTGACGGACGATGGGAGAACTTATTTATACCTTCTACGGATAGTAACCATGGTGATTGCTGTGGAGAGAAGACAGCTTAAGTGTCCCCTCTGCGGGGGGATAGACTTCCAGGTCGAGGAGGGCAAGCTCGACAGCAAGTGGGGTTTTACGGCACACAAGGTCAAGATAGTTATCTGCAAGAACTGCGGCTACGTCATGATGTTCTACAAGGGAAGGACGATATGGGATTTCGACTGAAGTGAAGAAAAGAAAAGGCTCAGAACTTCTCGTGGTAGAGCTCTGCAAGCCTCTTTATCCCTTCCTTTATCTCCTCTTTGCTCGGCCGTGAGAAGTTGAGCCTTATGGCGTTTCTACCGCTCTCGTCGGTGTAGAACGGCTTACCAGGGACAACAACGACACCCTTCTTCTCCATAAGCTCCTCGGCGAAGGCCATTCCGTCCGCTCCTTCTGGCAGGAACAGCATCACGAACATTCCCGCGATTGGCCTGGTGAATTCTGCCTCCGGGAGGTGCTCTTCGAGGGCCCTGAGCATCGCGTCCCTCTTCTCCCTGTATCCAGGGAGGCCCTGCTTGAGGTGGTACTCCTCAAAGTAGCCCCTCCTGAGATACTCAAGGGCTATGTACTGGGAAATCGTTGGAGCGCAGAAGTCTATCGGGGACTTCTCCATCAGGATTTTCTGCTTTACTTCCCCGTGGGCTATTATCCACCCAACGCGGAAGCCCGTGCCGAGAACTTTGCTGAGGGTTCCAGCCACTATCACCCTGCCCTCCCCGTCCATAACCTTGAGTGGAGTCGCCTCACCCTCGTAGCGCATGAAGTTGTAGGCCGAGTCCTCCACTATCAAAAGGTCGTACTCGCTCGCGAGCTCAAGAAGGTGCTTTCTCCGCTCTTTGCTCATCGTAACGCCCATGGGGTTCTGGCCGGTGGGGATGGTGTATATGAACTTCACCTTGACTCCCTTCTTCTTCAGCTCCCTGAGCTTCTCTTCAAGAAGGTCTGTCCTCATCCCCTCGCCGTCAACCGGAACTCCATAGACCTTTGCCCCCAGCTGCTCGAAGGCTAAAAGTGTGTTTATGTAACTCGGGTTCTCGGTTATCACGACGTCACCGGGGTCTATGAGAACCCTTCCAAGGAGGTCGAGGGCGCCTGTTCCCCCAACGGTTATGATTATATCATCCGGAGAAACACTGTACCCCTCGTATTTTTCAAGGAACTTCGAGATTTCTTCCCTCAGCTCGGGGATTCCGTTGGCTGGAGTGTACATGACGGAGGCTGGAACCTCCCTAAGTATTTCTTTCGCAAGCTCTCCGAGGACTTCCCTCGGGATGAGGTTCGGGTCTGGGTCGCCGGCCGAAAGGGAGATGAGTTCCCTTCCCTTGGCTCTGAGCTCGGCGGCCTTCTTCATAACATCGGCGAGGGCCGAGCCTTTAATCCAATTGGCCCGCCCCGCGAGAAACTTGTCGTACTCCATGAGAACCACCGATTAAAAATCGCCCCGAAACTATTAATAGCTTACCCTCATCAGAACGTTAAGGTGAGAGTATGAAGCCGAAGGTCTTCATCACGCGCAGGATTCCCGAGAACGGGATAGAAATCTTGAAGGGGCACTTCGAGGTTGAGGTCTGGGAGGACGAGCATGAGATACCAAGGGAAGTCCTGCTTGAGAAGGTTCGTGATGTGGATGCGCTCGTCACGATGCTGAGCGAAAGGATTGACGCCGAGGTCTTCGATGCCGCACCGAGACTCAGGGTAGTGGCCAACTACGCCGTCGGCTACGACAACGTTGACATCGAAGAGGCGACCAAACGCGGAATCTACGTCACCAACACACCCGACGTCCTAACGAACGCCACCGCGGACTTTGCGTGGGCACTCTTACTCGCAACCGCCAGGAGGCTCGTTGAGGGGGATACCTTCGTCCGCTCAGGCGAGTGGAAGCGAAAAGGTGTCGCCTGGCACCCCCTCATGTACCTCGGCCACGACGTCTACGGCAAGACCGTCGGAATAGTCGGCTTCGGAAGGATAGGCCAGGCGATAGCGAGGAGGGCAAAGGGGTTTGGAATGAGAATCCTTTACAACGCCCGCTCAAGAAAGCCAGACGTCGAGAAGGAGCTCGGAGCGGAGTTCAGGCCCCTTGAAGAGCTCCTTAAGGAGAGCGACTTCGTTGTATTGGCGGTTCCGCTCACGAAGGAAACCCACCACATGATAAACGAGGAGCGCTTGAAGCTCATGAAGCCGACCGCGATACTCGTCAATATCGCACGCGGCAAGGTAGTGGATACGGGGGCGCTCATCAAGGCCCTCGAGGAGGGCTGGATAGCTGGAGCAGGCCTGGATGTCTTCGAGGAGGAGCCCTACTACAACGAGGAGCTCTTTGCTTTGAAAAACGTCGTTCTGGCACCGCACCTCGGCAGCGCTACCCATGGAGCGAGGGAGGGAATGGCAGAGCTCGTTGCGAGGAACCTCATAGCCTTTAAGAACGGCGAAATACCGCCGACGCTGGTAAACAAAAAGGTCTTAAACGCCAGGAAGCCAGGATTTGAGTGATTCTACCCTTTTACCCGTGGGCTTAATGGAGGAGCGGAAATCAAAGCTCCTCCACTATCTTTAGAACCTCGCGCAGGTCGCTTATTATAAACTCGCACTCGTTCCAGAGCTCTCTTTTGCTTCCCTCCGGGTCGTAGAGGACGCTGCTCATGTCAACGCTCCTCGCACCGACGCAGTCCTTTGAGGGGTTGTCGCCCACGTAGATGGTCTCATCTCCCTCAACGCCCGCCTTCTTCAGGGCCAGCTGGAAGACCGCCGGGTGGGGCTTGTAGAATCCCGCTTCCTCGCTGGTGGTTATCGAATCGAAGTACTCGAGGAGCCCAAGGGCCTCGAGGTGAGCCTTGAGGTAGTCGTTGTCCGAGTCAGTGACGAGGCCAACGTGGATGCCCCTCTCGCGGAGCCCCTTGAGGACTTCCTTGGTTCCCTCAACGAGCTCGCCGTGGAGGGCGTGCATTCTCAGGTGAATCTCCCAGAAGTCGGCCGGAACTTCGAAGCCGTACTCCTTCCCCACTTCCCCCATGGCCTCTGTGTCTATTATTCGGACGGGCTTGAAGGGCTTCCCGGCCAGGGCCTTAAACGCTCTGGAGGAGGCGTCCTCGTAGGCTTTCCACACCTCAACGACGTCAAGGTCTTCCCTTCCGGCTTTCCTGAGAACCTCGCGCACTATGTTCTGGTGGGTAACCTCCTCCCCCCGCTTGGTAATGAGAGTCCCCACGAAGTCGAAGAACACTGCCTTTATCACGTTCACCACCGCATAAAGCTCCCTTTTTGGGGTTAAAACCCTTTGTTATACGGCCGTTAAATATGGGGCCGTGCCATTTTTCTGACATTGCGACAATTCTTTTCCCTAATTTTTGAAATTTTTAGTCAAAAGAGCAACGTTTAAAGCACAAGTGCTAAATATCTCAAGGTCTTCCTGTCGTACGGAGGTGGTAACCATCGAAGCCCTCCTACTTGTGTGGGGCGTTAGGGACGAAGACCTGGAGCGCCTCCCCGTGGATGGGTACTGGCTCTACGGGGAGTACGACTTCATAGGAAAAATATACGCCGAAAGCGAGGAGGAGTTTGAGGCCCTTAAGAGGCAGATTGCGAGAATAGTCGGCCACAACTTCAAGATATTCCCCGTAAAATACAGCGCGACTTCTCCCTCGGGCCCGGTATTCGGGGAGAAGGTCGAGGTATCAGCCTATCTTTGAGTCCATCAGCCCCTTCTCTTTCAGCTCTTTGTACGCCCTTCTCAAAGCGTCCCTTATGAGGTATCTCCTGTTCATGCCGCCGAGTTTATAAGCCGCTTTCCGGAGGCTCCCTTCCTTGAGAAAGAGCCTTATCAACCTCTCGTCTTCCTGATCAAGGTCGAGGTGCTTGAGCGCCATCCTCGCTATCTCCAGGGGGCTGTTCCCCTCGTAGGGGAGCTCTGAGGAGAGAACGGGCCTGCTCCTCTCCACGAGTTCAAACTCAACGACCGTTACCTCCCCCCTGAGGTTCGGGTAGTGCTCCCTCAGCGCCCGCAGGAGTTCCTCCCTGCTTGAGAAGCCGTCCTTTATGGCGTCCTCTTCCGTGAGCTCCTCGATGGACTTCCGCTCCACCCTCCTTATCCTAGCCCTTCCGAGGACGTAGCCCCCCGCGTGTATGAAGACCTCGTCGCCCTCCCTGAGGTTCACCTTCCCCGCTCTGACCGTGGCACGCTTTCTGCCGGAGAGGATGGCCTCCCTATACCTGCCGTCGAACTTCAGGTGCCTCATCTCTTCCCACCCAGGAGGCGGAACCTTATGGCCATGACACCGTAGCGGTCCTCCTTCCACTTGGGGTACATGCCGTGGAAGCGCTTCACGGCCTCCTCGTAGCTCGGTGAATCCGGAAAGACCTTTTCAATCTTCTCCTCGCGAAGGAGCTGGCGGAACGTCTCGTACCGCTTAACCCACACGACCTCCGCGGGGATGAGGTCGTTGAAGAGTATCTTGTCCCCCGCTTTCATCCCCCTGAGCTGGGGGTAGGCCACCCTCGCCTCGATGAGCTTCTTTCCGCTCTTTATCATCTCGAGGTATTCCTCTCTCACACGAAGTTTGTACACCCTCACGCCTCTCCCCGGTTTTTGAAGGTAGGGGCTCTTTAAAAAGTTGCCGCGCTATGAGCTTGTATCAATTTACATGTCAACCATTTTAAGGGGCGCTGTACAATGGGATTTTTCCGAAAACTTTAGTGAAGTCCCCCTGGCAAACGATGCCGAAAAAAGACCTATGGTCATAATAGGAAGTGGGGTTGGTACGAGAAGCATGGGAAGGGCTGACACCACTCCATTTAACGCCCCCTCCCGCCTGTTTTTGTGAGCTGCCATTTCGTTATATTCATGAACCATTTTAATAAAACCGTGTTTTCTTCAAGCATCAGAAATTCTTTAATTTTTATTGATTTTACTACAAAAAATTTTTAAACACTAACGTTAGTTGTAAAGCCTGGTGATAATAATGAGAAAAGCCGGAGGATTGGTGATAGTAATACTCCTGCTCGGGAGCTTGATCAACATTGGAACTGTTCAAGCACTCAGCCAGGACCCTTACGAGGACTTCTGGAGGATACTCGAGAAGGAGGCAAATCTTATCCCAGAAGCGGGATCAGGGAACGTTACAGCTATTAACGAGTTATTCCAGAACTCTCACGCCGGGGCCGAAAACGCTGCACTAATCTCCGCCCAAACCTGGCAGGCCCTCCAAGAATTAAAATCAGCAGGGGTAAAACTGTACTACACTGAGGAAGAGCTCAGGAGGATGGCCCTGGAGATTAAAAGCCAGGGCCTCCCCCAGGAGACGGTTCGGGCCTTAAAAGAGCAGGGGTGGAGTGATGAGGAGGTGAACAACCTTCAGGAGTACTTAATCCAGCACGCGGATGAAGTCAGCGGGGATTTTAACATGAGTGAGTTCCTCACGGAGTTCTCGAACGCTTTTCTCAGAGTGGCTTTCAAGTGCAATGAGTACGAGAGTAAGGCGTTAGAATGGAAGTACTGGTCAAATCCTGGGACATTCTCCATTCGGGGCGAGGAGGTTCTTCTCCCGGCCATCTCGAGCGAATGGGGTGCTTTTTATGAGGTTTACCGCTCTAAAAGCATTGATGATAAGTTATCCGCCCTCAGAAGGTTAAAGGAGAGGGAGTTAAAACTCATTGAATCCGGTGGAAAGTTGGGTGACGGGTTTTTGGTAATGAAAATAACAACCTCACCCCGGAAACTCACGACCCTGGACGAGACCTCTACTAAAACGTCAAGCGTCTCCTCCCTTCCAATCCGCCGGGTTCCAATCAAGCCAGTACCAGTTAAACCAAAACCGTGCACTATAATCTATTACTGGAACGCTTTGAAGGCTTACAATCTCACCCTTCAGGTTGAGTCCATTCTCACGGCCCAAAAGTTCGGGAACTCCAATCCTGAACTTAATTACCGCTTGAATGAGAAGGTGAGCGAGCTGGCTGACGCTCTGAGGGCGCGCAGGGTTGTTAATGGTGGTGATTGTTCCGGAGTAAGCCCTCCTGAGCCGGGAATTTTGGGAGGGTCTCTCACGGAAGAGGCTCTAACTGCCGGGCGGTTAGAGGTTAAGAGTGTCCGCGTGGAGCCCGTTGAGGTGGCTGAGGATTATGCCACGTACAGGGTCGTGGTGGAGGTTCAGGCTGTGGGGAATGCTGTTTCCAGCGTTAATGTGGAGTTTA
This genomic window contains:
- a CDS encoding ASCH domain-containing protein, whose product is MRHLKFDGRYREAILSGRKRATVRAGKVNLREGDEVFIHAGGYVLGRARIRRVERKSIEELTEEDAIKDGFSSREELLRALREHYPNLRGEVTVVEFELVERSRPVLSSELPYEGNSPLEIARMALKHLDLDQEDERLIRLFLKEGSLRKAAYKLGGMNRRYLIRDALRRAYKELKEKGLMDSKIG
- a CDS encoding TIGR02253 family HAD-type hydrolase — protein: MIKAVFFDFVGTLITKRGEEVTHQNIVREVLRKAGREDLDVVEVWKAYEDASSRAFKALAGKPFKPVRIIDTEAMGEVGKEYGFEVPADFWEIHLRMHALHGELVEGTKEVLKGLRERGIHVGLVTDSDNDYLKAHLEALGLLEYFDSITTSEEAGFYKPHPAVFQLALKKAGVEGDETIYVGDNPSKDCVGARSVDMSSVLYDPEGSKRELWNECEFIISDLREVLKIVEEL
- a CDS encoding ASCH domain-containing protein yields the protein MRVYKLRVREEYLEMIKSGKKLIEARVAYPQLRGMKAGDKILFNDLIPAEVVWVKRYETFRQLLREEKIEKVFPDSPSYEEAVKRFHGMYPKWKEDRYGVMAIRFRLLGGKR
- the gyaR gene encoding glyoxylate reductase produces the protein MKPKVFITRRIPENGIEILKGHFEVEVWEDEHEIPREVLLEKVRDVDALVTMLSERIDAEVFDAAPRLRVVANYAVGYDNVDIEEATKRGIYVTNTPDVLTNATADFAWALLLATARRLVEGDTFVRSGEWKRKGVAWHPLMYLGHDVYGKTVGIVGFGRIGQAIARRAKGFGMRILYNARSRKPDVEKELGAEFRPLEELLKESDFVVLAVPLTKETHHMINEERLKLMKPTAILVNIARGKVVDTGALIKALEEGWIAGAGLDVFEEEPYYNEELFALKNVVLAPHLGSATHGAREGMAELVARNLIAFKNGEIPPTLVNKKVLNARKPGFE
- a CDS encoding zinc ribbon domain-containing protein, encoding MERRQLKCPLCGGIDFQVEEGKLDSKWGFTAHKVKIVICKNCGYVMMFYKGRTIWDFD
- a CDS encoding aminotransferase-like domain-containing protein, producing MEYDKFLAGRANWIKGSALADVMKKAAELRAKGRELISLSAGDPDPNLIPREVLGELAKEILREVPASVMYTPANGIPELREEISKFLEKYEGYSVSPDDIIITVGGTGALDLLGRVLIDPGDVVITENPSYINTLLAFEQLGAKVYGVPVDGEGMRTDLLEEKLRELKKKGVKVKFIYTIPTGQNPMGVTMSKERRKHLLELASEYDLLIVEDSAYNFMRYEGEATPLKVMDGEGRVIVAGTLSKVLGTGFRVGWIIAHGEVKQKILMEKSPIDFCAPTISQYIALEYLRRGYFEEYHLKQGLPGYREKRDAMLRALEEHLPEAEFTRPIAGMFVMLFLPEGADGMAFAEELMEKKGVVVVPGKPFYTDESGRNAIRLNFSRPSKEEIKEGIKRLAELYHEKF